The Nicotiana tabacum cultivar K326 chromosome 14, ASM71507v2, whole genome shotgun sequence genome contains a region encoding:
- the LOC107780121 gene encoding uncharacterized protein LOC107780121 produces MESGSSCEDLPMKIEKLKLSDKEDAATVDYSDVSLRLLDLRDVDDFMEWSADENVNKFCSGFTFKCKEDAMRYIADVVIPHPWFRAICLNGKPIGSISVLPFHGSNRCRGEIGYELSSKYWGKGIATKAVKMAATTIFIEWPHLERLEAVVDVENPGSQRVLEKAGFIKEGVLRKYYLLKGRPRDIVMFSLLSTDPQVTYFM; encoded by the coding sequence ATGGAATCTGGTTCATCCTGTGAAGACTTGCCAATGAAAATTGAGAAGTTGAAGTTGAGTGACAAAGAAGATGCTGCTACAGTGGATTATTCAGACGTAAGTCTCCGCCTATTGGACCTCAGAGATGTTGATGATTTTATGGAATGGTCTGCGGATGAAAACGTCAATAAGTTCTGTTCTGGTTTCACATTCAAATGTAAAGAAGATGCGATGAGATACATTGCTGATGTTGTTATACCACATCCATGGTTCCGAGCAATTTGCTTAAACGGCAAGCCAATTGGTTCTATTTCTGTATTGCCATTTCATGGAAGTAATAGGTGCAGGGGTGAAATTGGATATGAGTTATCATCAAAGTATTGGGGCAAAGGTATCGCTACCAAGGCGGTGAAGATGGCGGCCACCACCATATTCATCGAGTGGCCACACTTGGAGAGGCTTGAAGCTGTGGTGGATGTTGAAAATCCAGGATCACAGAGGGTGTTGGAGAAGGCTGGTTTTATAAAGGAAGGTGTTCTGAGGAAGTATTATCTTCTTAAGGGAAGACCAAGAGATATTGTTATGTTTAGTCTTTTATCCACTGATCCTCAAGTTACCTACTTTATGTAA
- the LOC107769300 gene encoding uncharacterized protein LOC107769300, whose product MECDSSCDLTHLSEELSAKIEEKLKLNHKEVDAATDGKSDITLRPLDLTDVDDFMEWFADDNVSKFCSWDTFTSKEDAMNYVADVAIPHPWFQAICLNGKPVGSISVSPFHGTDRCRGELGYVLASKYWGKGIATKAVKMAAASIFVEWPHLERLEAVVDVDNPGSQRVLEKVGFTKEGVLRKYYLLKGKPKDIVMFSLLSTDPQVTYFIM is encoded by the coding sequence ATGGAGTGTGATTCATCCTGTGATCTTACTCATCTTAGTGAAGAGTTGTCAGCGAAAATAGAGGAGAAATTGAAGTTGAATCACAAAGAAGTAGATGCTGCTACAGATGGTAAGTCAGATATTACTCTTCGTCCATTGGACCTCACCGATGTTGATGATTTTATGGAATGGTTTGCGGATGATAACGTTAGTAAGTTCTGTTCTTGGGACACTTTCACATCCAAAGAAGATGCCATGAATTATGTAGCTGATGTTGCCATACCACATCCATGGTTTCAGGCAATTTGCTTAAATGGAAAACCAGTTGGTTCTATTTCTGTATCACCATTTCATGGAACTGATAGGTGCAGGGGTGAACTTGGATATGTGTTAGCATCAAAATATTGGGGCAAAGGGATTGCCACCAAGGCGGTGAAGATGGCGGCGGCCTCCATCTTCGTGGAGTGGCCACACTTAGAGAGACTTGAAGCTGTGGTGGATGTTGACAACCCAGGATCACAGAGGGTGTTGGAAAAAGTTGGTTTTACAAAGGAAGGTGTTTTGAGGAAGTATTATCTTCTTAAAGGGAAACCAAAAGATATTGTTATGTTTAGTCTTTTATCCACTGATCCTCAAGTCACCTACTTTATTATGTAA